TAATGATTTTCTTTCTTACGATCATAGTTACGTAATACACGCATGAGATTTTCGTCTGCACAGGAGCTTGCTGCAAGGTCATGCAAACTGTTACGCAGCGCGGTTTCCACATCACCAGGTAAAAAATTTTTCCCCAGGAACTGGCGAAGGATAACAGCAAACTCATGCTTCCATTCTTTGCCATGTGCGGGTACGGAATGCGCGTATAAATTGAACGTAACGAGGTGAGCGAGTTCGTGGAGTAAAGTGATGAGGAAGGCGTATTTGTTGAGGTTACCATTTACGCTGATGCGGTGCCCTTTACCCTGGAAAGGATGCCTGTAATCGCCCAATACACTGGCGCGTTCGCGGGTAAGGGTAAGATGCACTTTGTAATCCGTTAAATAAGCCACTACCTGCTCGAAGGTTCCTTCGGGCAGGTAGGCGGCCAACGCACTTAAGGGATGCTCCTTTTTCACTGTCCTCTTTCCTTTATTTCTTACGCCGCAGTAATTTCTGCAGGCTGAATGTCTCAAAAACGGTATACACTACATACATGCCCATCAACATAAAGATGGTCGATTTGCTGATGCGTTCGCGGTTTACCAATACATAGATGCCGATGCCTACGAGGCATAACATCAGCTTGGCAAGCGTAGAGGCGTACACGCTGCGCACAAATACCTGGTTGTTGGCATTGGCGAGCCCGTTACGCGTATTAAAGTAGGAGATGGCAGATACTACGGCCAGTATTGCGTTACCGCCGGCTAATACCCAAATATGATTTCCTCCGCTCTCCAGCTGGCCTTTAAACCCGAAAATCAACCCGTTCAGGATGGCGAAAACGGAAATCAGGTTCCAAAAAAACTTATCGGTCATTATTTGCTTGTATCTTTTACAATTCGCCACAAAAGTAGCGCTATTGCCAGTAAAGACAAAACAATCATAAACAGTGGGAACCGCATATTGGCCCACTGATCAATTTTATAACCAACAAAAAGCGCCAGACCGATCAGCGCAATGAGCTGGAAACCCAGCCCAATGTAACGCAGGTATGCGTTAGACGGTTTCTTCCTGGACTTCTGTAACCCGGGATCTTCCATTTTTATTTTCCTTGTTGTCTATGGGCGCTTCAGCAGGCTCCATGTAGCAACGGCCGTTAAATTTAGCGGTCGGCTCCATTTCGAAATGAGCAGTGTAGATGTCGCCCTTGATCAAGGCATTGCCTTTCAGAAACAACAGGTCTTCCACTTTAATAATGCCCGTCACCTTGCCTAGGATGTCTGCACTGTTACAAATAAGGTCGCCCACGATTTCACCTTCCGGTCCTACCACGATCTTAGCCTTGGTAGATACCAGTCCGTTTACCTGGCCGTCGATACGGATATCGCCGTCGCAATCGATGTCGCCATTGATCGTGGTGCCATTGCCGATAATGTTGATGTTTGATGAAGGTACTGCGCCTTCGCCTTTAGCGTTACGGTTAAACATAGGTCTCAAAGGTTTTTCTGGTTAAAATATAGATTCGCTGTTAAGATAGTAAATTTTAATAACATATGACTAAATGATTGTTATGCACGTAATTAATAGGTACTGTTGTCCACCTTGGGCAACTTTAACATGTTGGTATCCAGTTTCATAGGTACGTTTCCATTGATCACCTGCTTCATATTATCCAGGTATTGGTCCCTGGCGATCACCATCTTTTGCAGGGAGTCTGTTTTCATCTTCAGTTGCATAAATTCTTTCCGTTGCTTCAGGTCGCCATAACCGGGGATGTAGTAACGAAGGGGCGTAAATACCACCGTAGCTACCGTAATGGCTACCAGAAGCACGAAGATCGTACTCATGGCCACATACACACTCATCCTGGATAAACGGAATGCTGTTACTTCTTCGTATGTATCATCATTCATGATTACCAGGCGATACTTGTGCTTAAGCCGCTCGAAGTTTCGTTTGTTATCTGCCGCAGGCATATTTAAAGAGATGTGGTTAAAAGCCGGGAAATTATCCAGGCGGATAAAGTTAAACAATTAATCCGGCGCGAAGTAAAGAAAAAAATTATCCTATCTTTAAAATATTTATCCATCAGTTTTAGTTAAATATATTAGATTTTATTTTCGCCCTTAGCATACATGAATTGCTGCAAATCTCTATTCTTACGCGCCTGCATAGCCGGCATCCTTTTAACCGGCACTGGCTTACAGGTCGTGAATGCTCAGAACCAATCCGGGAAAAGCAGCCCCAAGCCGGACGACCGGCGCACGCCTTCTGAAAAACTGGCTGCCAAAAAGTTCGACTTCCGTCGTAAAGTGTACCAAAACCTGGTAACACGGTATAACTATTACTATAACGCGAAGTTGAAACTGGAAAATACACTGAAGGGCATCCAGCAGCAACAGCTGGAAAATTATAACAAACTGCTCCCCTTTTACCCGTACACCATCGAGTCATTAAACCTGAGCGAAAATGAACTGGATTCTGTTATCCAGAAAGGCTCCCTCGCCGTTCAGCTGCACGACCCCCGGGGTAAATGGATCGATGACTGTTACCTGCTCATCGGCAAGGCTTATTTCTATAAAAGAGACTGGGAAAACGCAAACAGCACTTTCCGTTACATCAATACCGTGTTTGCGCCTAAACCGAAGAAAAAGAAGCGGGACGATGGCTACGAGACGATCGTGGGCAAACAGCAGGACGATCGTATGACGATCGCATCCAAAGAAAAACGCAAGGGCTTTTTCGGTCGCTTCAAACACAAACTGGCCCGCAACGACGCCTTCATGTGGCAGGTAAAAACGTACCTGGAAGAAGGTAAGTACGACGAAGCCCAGGCCCTGCTGAACGTACTGGAAGCAGATCCTAACTTCCCGACACGCCTTACCCCGTTTATGAACGAAATTAAAGCGTACGGCCTTTACAAGAGAGAACGTTATGCCGAGTCGATAGAGCCGCTGCGTATAGCGATCGAAGGTAGTCATGACAAACAGCAAAAGGCACGTATGTCGTACATCCTCGGACAACTATACATGACGCAGAAGAGGGCCGATTCTGCCATGGCGTATTTCCGTGACGTAATCCGCCTGAAACCAGAACCAATGATGGACTTTCACGCACGACTGGAAATAGCGCGCGCAAATATTGCCGCCAGCGGTGGTACGGTGGAAGAAAGCATCGGTGCCCTGCAACGGATGCTGCGTAAAGAAAACTTCATTCCCTACCGGGATGTGATCTATTATAATATGGGTGCTATTGCTTCGGGCAGTAATGCCGAAGCCGCGATCGACTTCTGGCAGAAAGGCCTGAAGGTGGAAAGCACCAACCTGATGCAGCGCACGCTTACCTACAAAGCGATTGCAGACTTGCAGTACAGGCAGCGTAACTTCCTGGAAGCCAGGCGCTGGTACGACAGCACCGCGTCCATCATGGGCGAGGGCTTCGCAGACGCAGACGAGGTAAACGCCCGCAAAAACGTACTGGGCGATATAGCCGCCAAAATATCCCTCATCCACAAAGAAGACAGTCTGCAACGGATCGCCGCCCTTTCCGAAACAGAGCGAAACGCATTGCTGGAAAAAACGGTAAGGGATATACAACGACAGGAAAGACAAAAAGAACAGGCGGAAAAGAATGAAGAAATGCGCAGCAACAACGCGAACAATCTTCCCTTCAACCCAAACCTGAACCGTTATAATAATGGCATCATGAGTCCGCAGGAAGGCTCGGGCGACTGGTACTTTTACAACCCGGCCAGTAAGGCAAGCGGGTTTGCCGAGTTCCGCCGCCGTTGGGGTAACCGTAAGCCTACGGATAACTGGCGTCGTTCCCAAACCGGCGTCGTGCCTGATATGGCCACGCAATTGCCTACCGCACCAGACTCCAGCGCCACGCCGGGCGAACTGGCCAGCGCGGTCATTGAACGTACGCCGGCCGATAGCCTCACCGCCGACATTCTCCGGACTGCGCTTCCACTTACACCGGAACTGCTGGCACAGTCGCGCGAGCGGCAGATGGACGCCTGGTACGAACTGGGTAAATTGTACCATGACCAGCTGGATAATTATCCTGATGCGATCGCGTCGTGGGACACGCTGCTGATGCGCTACCCGCAGCATCCTAAACGGGCAGAAATAGCGTATTCGCTGTACGTCTGGAACAACAAGATCAATCGCGCCGACAGGGGCAATCCGTATAAAAACATTGTGCTCACCGAGTTCCCGAACACGAACTTCGCTGGACTGATCCGCAGCGGTGGTGCCATTAACGACGCCTCTTCCGAAACGAAAAAAGCCGTAGCTGCATTATACGGCGATGCCTATACCGCTTTCCGCGAGGGACGTTACGAAGAGGTAAAGGCGAAAAAACAACTGGCCGACTCCCTGTACGGCTTCAGCTACCTGCAGCCGAAGTTCGACCTGCTGATGGCGATGACGACGGTGAAAACAGGTACGGATGATGAGGGCAAAGCGGCCATCCAGGCGGTGATCAACAAATATCCGTCCGACGATGTGATACTGGGGCAGGCGACCGATATTATGAATGTGCTGAGCCGCAAACAGGAAATCGTAGGCTACCTCTCCAACCTGCAAACAACGGTTAACAGAGATTCTACCGGTAAGATCGACGAGAACATCACCATCCGTTATCCCTGGCAGACGCCGAAACCGAACCTGGTAGACAGTGCCGCCATCCAAAAAGCAGCAGCAGACTCGATCGCCGCGGCTCAACTGAAGAACGTACCGCCTCCTCCACCGGCCAAACCGGTTACACCATACAAACTCACGGACGAGAAATCTGCTACCTCCACCCCGCATTTCGTGGTGATGTCGTTTAAAAGGGTAGATAAAACCCTGTTGGATGAAGCTTTGGCACAATTTGCGCGGTATAATGCCGACAAACATGCAGCGGACAAGATCGAAGCCAGCAGTTTTGTACTGACGCCAACGGAGTTGATGTTGATTTTCAGGCTTTTCCCCGGCGAAGAGCAGGCATTTAAGTACTATGACGAAGTACGGAAGGAAGCGACTACGACCATCGTGCCCCGCATCCGCCCATCGGAATACTCGTTTTTCATCATTTCGAGGGAAAACTTTATTCTGCTGAACAGCACCAAAGACATCGAAGGCTATCTCAAATTCTTTAAAGAAAGCTACTATACAGAATAAGCTTTTAACAGCGTTTTAGTAGCAATAAGCGATATTTTTCAATAGTTTTGCGGAACTATTGCACTAAATTTTATTTTAATATGAATAAATCCTTGAAACCGATGGCGGA
This genomic interval from Chitinophaga horti contains the following:
- a CDS encoding SprT-like domain-containing protein: MKKEHPLSALAAYLPEGTFEQVVAYLTDYKVHLTLTRERASVLGDYRHPFQGKGHRISVNGNLNKYAFLITLLHELAHLVTFNLYAHSVPAHGKEWKHEFAVILRQFLGKNFLPGDVETALRNSLHDLAASSCADENLMRVLRNYDRKKENHYLIEQLAMNQLFRTKDGRIFKRGEKVRKRFKCEEVATRKMYLFSPVYEVEVPTEDA
- a CDS encoding tetratricopeptide repeat protein, producing MNCCKSLFLRACIAGILLTGTGLQVVNAQNQSGKSSPKPDDRRTPSEKLAAKKFDFRRKVYQNLVTRYNYYYNAKLKLENTLKGIQQQQLENYNKLLPFYPYTIESLNLSENELDSVIQKGSLAVQLHDPRGKWIDDCYLLIGKAYFYKRDWENANSTFRYINTVFAPKPKKKKRDDGYETIVGKQQDDRMTIASKEKRKGFFGRFKHKLARNDAFMWQVKTYLEEGKYDEAQALLNVLEADPNFPTRLTPFMNEIKAYGLYKRERYAESIEPLRIAIEGSHDKQQKARMSYILGQLYMTQKRADSAMAYFRDVIRLKPEPMMDFHARLEIARANIAASGGTVEESIGALQRMLRKENFIPYRDVIYYNMGAIASGSNAEAAIDFWQKGLKVESTNLMQRTLTYKAIADLQYRQRNFLEARRWYDSTASIMGEGFADADEVNARKNVLGDIAAKISLIHKEDSLQRIAALSETERNALLEKTVRDIQRQERQKEQAEKNEEMRSNNANNLPFNPNLNRYNNGIMSPQEGSGDWYFYNPASKASGFAEFRRRWGNRKPTDNWRRSQTGVVPDMATQLPTAPDSSATPGELASAVIERTPADSLTADILRTALPLTPELLAQSRERQMDAWYELGKLYHDQLDNYPDAIASWDTLLMRYPQHPKRAEIAYSLYVWNNKINRADRGNPYKNIVLTEFPNTNFAGLIRSGGAINDASSETKKAVAALYGDAYTAFREGRYEEVKAKKQLADSLYGFSYLQPKFDLLMAMTTVKTGTDDEGKAAIQAVINKYPSDDVILGQATDIMNVLSRKQEIVGYLSNLQTTVNRDSTGKIDENITIRYPWQTPKPNLVDSAAIQKAAADSIAAAQLKNVPPPPPAKPVTPYKLTDEKSATSTPHFVVMSFKRVDKTLLDEALAQFARYNADKHAADKIEASSFVLTPTELMLIFRLFPGEEQAFKYYDEVRKEATTTIVPRIRPSEYSFFIISRENFILLNSTKDIEGYLKFFKESYYTE
- a CDS encoding bactofilin family protein, with translation MFNRNAKGEGAVPSSNINIIGNGTTINGDIDCDGDIRIDGQVNGLVSTKAKIVVGPEGEIVGDLICNSADILGKVTGIIKVEDLLFLKGNALIKGDIYTAHFEMEPTAKFNGRCYMEPAEAPIDNKENKNGRSRVTEVQEETV
- a CDS encoding AtpZ/AtpI family protein — translated: MEDPGLQKSRKKPSNAYLRYIGLGFQLIALIGLALFVGYKIDQWANMRFPLFMIVLSLLAIALLLWRIVKDTSK